One window of Agromyces rhizosphaerae genomic DNA carries:
- a CDS encoding type II toxin-antitoxin system PemK/MazF family toxin yields MIDAELAPGVIAWASLEPVRGREQGGHRPVLVVASAGYLDAVTTLAIVLPITTTDRGWPNHVRVDGPSGLDRPSWVMTEQPRTLSRDRLTSVGGQVSPETLAAVRMWLGDFLDL; encoded by the coding sequence GTGATCGACGCGGAGCTCGCTCCGGGCGTCATCGCCTGGGCGTCACTCGAGCCGGTGCGCGGCCGCGAGCAGGGCGGTCACCGGCCGGTACTCGTCGTCGCGTCCGCTGGTTACCTCGACGCCGTCACGACGCTCGCGATCGTGCTGCCAATCACCACGACCGACCGCGGCTGGCCGAACCACGTCCGGGTCGACGGGCCGAGCGGACTCGACCGACCCTCATGGGTGATGACCGAGCAACCGCGAACCCTCTCGCGGGACCGTCTCACCTCGGTCGGAGGTCAGGTCTCACCGGAGACCCTCGCCGCGGTTCGCATGTGGCTCGGCGACTTCCTCGATCTCTGA
- a CDS encoding ABC transporter permease, translated as MTTIHPLTDTGVLTGRSLRHVLRSPDTILTTAVTPIALLLLFVYVLGGAIDVGSGVAYVDYLLPGILLITIASGVAYTAYRLFLDLQGGLFDRFRSMPIAGSSVLWAHVLTSLVANLVSVAIVVGVGFAMGFRTGASVWAWLAIVGVLVLFTLALTWLAVIAGLSAKSVDGASGFSYPLIFLPFISSAFVPTDSMPTPVAWFAEHQPVTAIVDSMRALFAGEPVGADIWVALAWLVGILAVASAVAALLLRRRMR; from the coding sequence ATGACCACCATCCACCCGCTCACCGACACCGGCGTGCTCACCGGCCGGTCGCTGCGGCACGTGCTGCGCAGTCCCGACACGATCCTCACCACCGCGGTCACGCCGATCGCGCTGCTCCTGCTGTTCGTCTACGTGCTCGGCGGCGCCATCGACGTCGGATCCGGCGTCGCGTACGTGGACTACCTGCTGCCGGGCATCCTGCTCATCACCATCGCGTCGGGTGTGGCGTACACCGCGTACCGCCTGTTCCTCGACCTCCAGGGCGGCCTGTTCGACCGGTTCCGGTCGATGCCGATCGCGGGGTCGAGCGTGCTCTGGGCGCACGTGCTCACCTCGCTCGTCGCGAACCTCGTGTCGGTGGCCATCGTGGTCGGCGTCGGGTTCGCGATGGGCTTCCGCACCGGGGCATCCGTCTGGGCCTGGCTCGCGATCGTCGGCGTGCTCGTGCTGTTCACGCTCGCACTCACCTGGCTCGCGGTGATCGCCGGGCTCTCGGCGAAGTCGGTCGACGGGGCGAGCGGGTTCAGCTACCCGCTCATCTTCCTGCCGTTCATCAGCTCGGCGTTCGTGCCGACCGACTCGATGCCCACGCCGGTCGCGTGGTTCGCCGAGCACCAGCCGGTGACCGCGATCGTCGACTCGATGCGCGCGCTGTTCGCAGGCGAACCCGTGGGTGCCGACATCTGGGTCGCGCTGGCGTGGCTGGTCGGCATCCTCGCCGTGGCATCCGCCGTCGCCGCGCTGCTGCTGCGGCGTCGCATGCGCTGA
- a CDS encoding ABC transporter ATP-binding protein — translation MTAAVQVRGLEKSFGDLDVLRGLDLDVAPGSIVALLGANGAGKTTLVRILSTLLAADAGSARVLGHDVATAPRDVRASISLTGQFTAIDDVLTGRENLVLVARLRHLPHPTAVADELLARFSLADAADRPAAKYSGGMRRRLDIAMSLVGAPPVIFLDEPTTGLDPQARNEVWETVAALAAGGTTVLLTTQHLEEAERLADRIAILHDGVVAHEGTLDELRRLLPPAEVEVVERQPSLEEVFLAVIGGMSAADAPGGTSAPGGTEFS, via the coding sequence ATGACCGCCGCCGTGCAGGTGCGCGGCCTCGAGAAGTCGTTCGGCGACCTCGACGTGCTGCGCGGCCTCGACCTCGACGTGGCACCCGGCAGCATCGTCGCACTGCTCGGCGCCAACGGCGCGGGCAAGACGACCCTGGTCCGCATCCTCTCGACCCTGCTCGCCGCCGACGCCGGCAGCGCGCGGGTGCTCGGCCACGATGTCGCGACCGCGCCGCGCGACGTGCGCGCGTCGATCAGCCTGACCGGCCAGTTCACCGCGATCGACGACGTGCTCACCGGTCGCGAGAACCTGGTGCTGGTGGCGCGGCTGCGTCACCTCCCGCATCCGACCGCCGTCGCCGACGAGCTGCTGGCACGGTTCTCGCTCGCCGATGCCGCCGACCGACCCGCCGCGAAGTACTCCGGCGGCATGCGTCGCAGGCTCGACATCGCGATGAGCCTCGTCGGCGCGCCGCCCGTGATCTTCCTCGACGAGCCGACCACCGGGCTCGACCCGCAGGCGCGCAACGAGGTGTGGGAGACCGTCGCCGCGCTCGCGGCCGGCGGCACCACCGTGCTGCTCACCACGCAGCACCTCGAGGAGGCCGAGCGGCTCGCCGACCGCATCGCGATCCTGCACGACGGCGTGGTGGCGCACGAGGGCACCCTCGACGAGCTGCGTCGGCTGCTGCCGCCCGCCGAGGTCGAGGTCGTCGAGCGCCAGCCCTCCCTCGAGGAGGTCTTCCTCGCCGTCATCGGCGGCATGAGCGCAGCGGATGCCCCGGGCGGCACGTCCGCCCCCGGCGGAACGGAATTCTCATGA
- a CDS encoding DUF1048 domain-containing protein → MAAKWIETLTGSLEQKKQYRADRARIAGLADPYRTAAQAMHRYLMYAGGITDGDTLVTMFGDLADLWERAAVDGTPVREIVGDDPVDFAESFAKAYLGKQWIDAERARFVRAIDEAERGAES, encoded by the coding sequence ATGGCCGCCAAGTGGATCGAGACCCTCACCGGATCGCTCGAGCAGAAGAAGCAGTACCGCGCGGATCGTGCGCGGATCGCCGGCCTCGCCGACCCCTACCGCACTGCCGCGCAGGCGATGCATCGCTACCTCATGTACGCCGGCGGCATCACCGACGGCGACACGCTCGTCACGATGTTCGGCGACCTGGCCGACCTCTGGGAGCGCGCCGCGGTCGATGGCACTCCCGTGCGCGAGATCGTCGGCGACGACCCGGTCGACTTCGCGGAGTCGTTCGCGAAGGCGTACCTCGGCAAGCAGTGGATCGACGCCGAGCGCGCCCGGTTCGTGCGCGCCATCGACGAGGCGGAACGGGGGGCCGAGTCATGA
- a CDS encoding PadR family transcriptional regulator, which produces MAKQMTEMLKGTLEGIVLALLASAPAYGYEITARLREQGFTDIAEGTVYALLVRVEQRGLVDVERVPSEKGPPRKVYTLNAAGRAVLDEFWATWDFLAARIGHLRPEPAPHHDTNDTPNDEGAR; this is translated from the coding sequence GTGGCGAAGCAGATGACCGAGATGCTCAAGGGCACGCTGGAGGGCATCGTGCTCGCGCTGCTCGCGTCCGCGCCGGCGTACGGCTACGAGATCACGGCGCGGCTGCGCGAGCAGGGCTTCACCGACATCGCCGAGGGCACCGTCTACGCGCTGCTCGTGCGCGTCGAGCAGCGGGGTCTCGTCGACGTCGAGCGCGTCCCCTCCGAGAAGGGGCCGCCGCGCAAGGTCTACACGCTGAACGCCGCCGGCCGCGCGGTGCTCGACGAGTTCTGGGCCACCTGGGACTTCCTCGCGGCGCGCATCGGGCACCTCCGGCCCGAGCCCGCCCCGCACCACGACACGAACGACACCCCGAACGACGAAGGAGCGCGCTGA
- a CDS encoding ABC transporter ATP-binding protein, translated as MADVVEIEGLHKHFGKVRALDGLDLRLAEGQVLGFLGPNGAGKSTTIRVLLGLMRKTSGEVRLFGDDPWAHAVRLHRRLAYVPGDVALWPQLTGGQCIDVLTSSGPPANAARRDALIDRFDLDPTKRVRDYSKGNRQKVALVAALSAEADLLVLDEPTSGLDPLMEEVFRETVAERAADGASVLLSSHILSEVDALCQDVAIVRKGRIVRSGSVAELRSLSRTSVHAVTTTPAPALEHPSVSGLERTPAGEGTELSFSVDPGALDAVLPPVLAAGVSALTVRPPSLDELFLSEYEDVG; from the coding sequence ATGGCCGACGTGGTCGAGATCGAGGGGCTGCACAAGCATTTCGGGAAGGTGCGGGCGCTCGACGGCCTCGACCTCCGGCTGGCCGAAGGACAGGTGCTCGGGTTCCTCGGGCCGAACGGGGCGGGAAAGTCCACGACGATCCGGGTGCTGCTCGGGCTCATGCGAAAGACTTCGGGCGAGGTGCGGCTCTTCGGCGACGACCCCTGGGCGCACGCCGTGCGACTGCACCGCCGGCTCGCCTACGTGCCCGGCGACGTGGCGCTCTGGCCGCAGCTGACCGGCGGGCAGTGCATCGACGTGCTGACCTCGTCGGGGCCGCCGGCGAACGCCGCTCGGCGGGACGCGCTCATCGACCGGTTCGACCTCGACCCGACCAAGCGCGTGCGCGACTACTCCAAGGGCAACCGCCAGAAGGTGGCGCTCGTCGCGGCGCTCTCGGCCGAGGCCGACCTGCTCGTGCTCGACGAACCCACATCGGGGCTCGACCCGCTCATGGAGGAGGTCTTCCGCGAGACCGTCGCGGAGCGCGCCGCCGACGGGGCATCCGTGCTGCTCTCGAGCCACATCCTGAGCGAAGTCGACGCCCTCTGCCAGGACGTCGCCATCGTGCGCAAGGGCAGGATCGTGCGGTCGGGCAGCGTCGCCGAGCTCCGCAGCCTCTCCCGCACCTCGGTGCACGCCGTGACCACGACCCCCGCGCCCGCGCTCGAGCACCCGTCGGTGTCGGGCCTCGAGCGCACGCCCGCGGGCGAGGGCACCGAGCTGTCGTTCTCGGTCGATCCCGGCGCGCTCGACGCGGTGCTGCCGCCCGTGCTCGCGGCGGGGGTGAGTGCGCTGACCGTGCGCCCGCCGAGCCTCGACGAGCTGTTCCTCAGCGAGTACGAGGACGTGGGATGA
- a CDS encoding ABC transporter permease — translation MTATEAPSARAAPAESAGSGYWAVLRVQLRTGWKAPVIWVLALVGGYYATVAALDGTYGTPEQLATYDQTVASDPAMAAINGTPYGADTLGGVAANEFGFIAAIAIPLMGLFLVARQTRAPEESGLLELLRSRGVGRRAPWTAAVAVTAVALALVGTGMALVLVAYGEPADAAWLYGASIATLGGVFAGIATFVGQLVRRAPGVTAVGIVALGGAYLTRAIGDVRDNAWRWLSPLAWQQETRPFADDSRVWPLLLALGVAIALVVAGLVLVGSRDLGSALVPSRPGPRRASRFGASTAGLALRAHGPAGLGWIAGAAVVGVVFGAFTDDIADAVAANPALAGIFGADAADQVNESYAGFCLLLIAFMAMGCLAQSMLRLRGEETGGMLEPTLARATHRVGWMSTYALTAAVLACLVMLAGGAGLAATAGSEVDGLLEASAAYLPAVLVIGGVGMLLFGLVPGWSSALWIVLAYAVFADLLGGTLSMPDWALALSPTHVVGDVPVDDVDGAAELWLGVVATGAAVVGLAGFRLRDVPR, via the coding sequence ATGACGGCGACCGAGGCGCCCTCGGCCCGCGCGGCGCCCGCCGAGTCCGCCGGCAGCGGCTACTGGGCCGTGCTGCGCGTGCAGCTGCGCACGGGGTGGAAGGCGCCCGTGATCTGGGTGCTCGCGCTCGTCGGCGGCTACTACGCGACCGTCGCCGCGCTCGACGGCACCTACGGCACCCCCGAGCAGCTCGCGACCTACGACCAGACCGTGGCATCCGACCCCGCCATGGCCGCGATCAACGGCACGCCGTACGGTGCCGACACGCTCGGGGGTGTCGCGGCGAACGAGTTCGGGTTCATCGCGGCGATCGCGATCCCGCTCATGGGGCTGTTCCTGGTCGCCCGCCAGACCCGCGCGCCCGAGGAGTCGGGCCTGCTCGAGCTGCTGCGCTCGCGCGGTGTCGGCCGCCGCGCACCGTGGACCGCTGCCGTGGCCGTCACCGCGGTCGCGCTCGCGCTCGTCGGCACCGGCATGGCGCTCGTGCTCGTCGCCTACGGCGAACCGGCGGATGCCGCGTGGCTGTACGGCGCCTCGATCGCGACGCTCGGCGGGGTCTTCGCCGGCATCGCCACCTTCGTCGGCCAGCTCGTGCGCCGCGCCCCGGGCGTGACCGCGGTCGGCATCGTCGCGCTCGGCGGCGCGTACCTCACCCGCGCGATCGGCGACGTGCGCGACAACGCGTGGCGCTGGCTCTCGCCGCTCGCGTGGCAGCAGGAGACCCGCCCGTTCGCCGATGACAGCCGCGTCTGGCCGCTGCTGCTCGCGCTCGGCGTCGCCATCGCCCTCGTCGTGGCGGGTCTCGTGCTCGTCGGCAGCCGCGACCTCGGCTCGGCGCTGGTGCCCTCGCGGCCCGGACCGCGCCGCGCGAGCCGGTTCGGCGCCTCGACCGCCGGGCTCGCGCTGCGCGCCCACGGCCCGGCCGGGCTCGGCTGGATCGCCGGCGCGGCGGTCGTGGGCGTCGTCTTCGGCGCATTCACCGACGACATCGCCGACGCGGTCGCGGCGAACCCCGCGCTCGCGGGCATCTTCGGAGCCGACGCCGCTGACCAGGTCAACGAGTCGTACGCGGGCTTCTGCCTGCTGCTCATCGCGTTCATGGCGATGGGATGCCTCGCGCAGTCGATGCTCCGCCTCCGCGGCGAGGAGACCGGCGGCATGCTCGAGCCCACGCTCGCTCGCGCGACGCACCGCGTCGGCTGGATGTCGACGTATGCGCTCACCGCGGCCGTGCTCGCGTGCCTCGTGATGCTCGCGGGCGGTGCCGGCCTCGCCGCCACGGCGGGCTCCGAGGTCGACGGCCTGCTCGAGGCATCCGCCGCCTACCTGCCCGCGGTGCTGGTGATCGGCGGGGTCGGGATGCTGCTGTTCGGCCTCGTGCCGGGCTGGTCGAGCGCGCTCTGGATCGTGCTCGCCTACGCCGTGTTCGCCGACCTGCTGGGCGGCACGCTCTCGATGCCCGACTGGGCGCTCGCGCTGTCGCCGACGCACGTCGTCGGCGACGTGCCGGTCGACGACGTCGACGGGGCTGCGGAGCTGTGGCTCGGTGTGGTCGCGACCGGCGCCGCGGTCGTCGGGCTGGCGGGATTCCGCCTGCGCGACGTGCCGCGCTGA
- a CDS encoding Ppx/GppA phosphatase family protein, translating into MRLGVLDVGSNTVHLLVVDAHRGAAPVPSASHKSVLRLMRYLGDDGAISREGIDAILTAIRGAVATAEEAGVEELLPLATSALREATNGEEVLALIERETGVELRVLSGEDEARITFLAVRRWYGWSAEQLLLFDIGGGSLEIAAGGDEQPDVAISVPLGAGRSTIGFLPHDPPTDDELDALRAHAADVLSEARTAFADLPAPAHVVGSSKTIRSLARLAGSVVDGIGTNERSLLRRSQLDDWVPRLAKIPADARTALPGITADRTFQIVAGGVVLAETMRAFDVKELEVSPWALREGVLLRYLDLLN; encoded by the coding sequence ATGCGACTCGGGGTGCTCGACGTGGGCTCCAACACCGTTCATCTGCTCGTGGTCGATGCCCATCGCGGCGCCGCACCGGTACCGAGCGCCTCGCACAAGTCGGTGCTCCGGCTCATGCGCTACCTCGGCGACGACGGGGCGATCAGCCGGGAGGGCATCGACGCGATCCTGACCGCGATCCGCGGCGCCGTCGCGACCGCCGAGGAGGCGGGCGTCGAGGAGCTGCTGCCGCTCGCGACGTCGGCGCTGCGCGAGGCGACGAACGGCGAGGAGGTGCTCGCGCTCATCGAGCGGGAGACCGGCGTCGAGCTGCGCGTGCTCTCGGGCGAGGACGAGGCGCGCATCACGTTCCTCGCCGTGCGCCGCTGGTACGGCTGGTCGGCCGAGCAGCTGCTGCTGTTCGACATCGGCGGCGGGTCGCTCGAGATCGCCGCGGGCGGCGACGAGCAGCCCGACGTCGCGATCTCGGTCCCCCTCGGCGCGGGGCGCTCGACGATCGGGTTCCTCCCCCACGACCCGCCGACCGACGACGAGCTCGACGCGTTGCGGGCGCACGCCGCCGATGTCCTCTCCGAGGCGAGGACGGCGTTCGCCGACCTGCCCGCCCCGGCGCACGTGGTCGGCTCGTCGAAGACGATCCGATCGCTGGCACGGCTCGCCGGATCGGTGGTCGACGGCATCGGCACGAACGAGCGAAGCCTGCTCCGGCGCAGCCAGCTCGACGACTGGGTGCCGCGCCTGGCGAAGATCCCCGCCGACGCGCGCACCGCGCTGCCGGGCATCACCGCCGACCGCACGTTCCAGATCGTGGCGGGCGGCGTGGTGCTCGCCGAGACGATGCGGGCGTTCGACGTGAAGGAGCTCGAGGTCTCGCCGTGGGCGCTGCGCGAGGGCGTGCTGCTGCGCTACCTCGACCTGCTGAACTGA
- a CDS encoding Ig-like domain-containing protein: MHVEGHRTAADVAARSGVRRARVLRLGVAALLGLAIAALAGTAPAAAAPTAPPGLVPTIDSPADGDLVLERTVDVSGTRPAGVEVTLTDPADGGPLCVVPAEASTDWSCRVTLPDGPRVPIRASADTGAGTTSDEITVAVLGPPFVRVPDGATDGTVAGLAYPGAEVDVTDHTGGSCAATAGTDREWSCRLSGGSGTERRVRATQSTGFSAPTHSTPSSAITVLVDLAAPAAPFVRSPRDGTALETGATTARGIGEPGAEVTVYEAGEQLCTTTVGGDGTWTCAIRVLGAGSHVLTALQTDTVGNISSPTAITVTVGDAAGSTGDDGSGAGGADGGDSTAPDADGGTANALEAGSSGAGASDWARATDLTTALPSATTASTLPWLGALVAALIAIVAVALPARLIPAAAGADNPAIHPAGRNRVAADFDRTPVVPIGRRVAIALSVVVASLLALITTPVADLEPALRTLLAIGVALAIVNSVASVLPALVMRRVPAAHARTVAAPAGIVLVAVASFLARVVGFDAVVLFGVVTRVRFDGQSPASVRIRVAVMRVAGLLVLAMAAWVALAFAPATTGFVPTLVADVLTVVTLSAATSAAALLVPLPHTAGRTIMNRSPLTWALLALGAAVLVALLVSARYAESALPVLAPALAAGLAVIAGVAAVVRLRRWRAARREDAARDEADAPRDAAAPAAR; encoded by the coding sequence ATGCACGTCGAGGGGCACCGCACCGCGGCCGACGTGGCCGCGCGATCCGGCGTGCGCCGGGCCCGGGTGCTCCGCCTCGGCGTCGCCGCGCTGCTCGGCCTCGCGATCGCCGCCCTCGCCGGCACGGCACCCGCCGCTGCGGCGCCCACGGCTCCCCCCGGGCTCGTGCCCACCATCGACTCGCCCGCCGACGGCGACCTCGTGCTCGAGCGCACGGTCGACGTGTCCGGCACGAGGCCCGCCGGCGTCGAGGTCACGCTCACCGACCCGGCCGACGGCGGACCGCTGTGCGTCGTGCCGGCCGAGGCGTCCACGGACTGGTCGTGCCGGGTCACGCTGCCCGACGGCCCCCGCGTGCCGATCCGGGCATCCGCCGACACCGGGGCCGGCACGACCTCCGACGAGATCACCGTCGCCGTGCTCGGCCCGCCGTTCGTGCGCGTGCCCGACGGCGCGACCGACGGCACCGTCGCAGGGCTCGCCTATCCCGGCGCCGAGGTGGACGTCACCGACCACACCGGCGGTTCCTGCGCGGCGACCGCGGGGACCGACCGCGAGTGGTCGTGCCGGCTCTCCGGGGGCAGCGGCACCGAGCGGCGGGTGCGCGCCACCCAGTCGACCGGCTTCAGCGCACCGACGCACTCGACGCCGAGCTCGGCGATCACGGTGCTGGTCGACCTCGCGGCACCCGCCGCGCCGTTCGTGCGCAGCCCGCGTGACGGCACGGCGCTCGAGACCGGCGCGACGACCGCGCGCGGCATCGGGGAGCCGGGGGCCGAGGTCACGGTGTACGAGGCGGGCGAGCAGCTCTGCACCACGACGGTGGGCGGCGACGGCACCTGGACGTGCGCGATCCGCGTCCTGGGGGCCGGATCGCACGTGCTGACCGCGCTGCAGACCGACACGGTCGGCAACATCAGCTCCCCCACGGCGATCACCGTGACCGTGGGCGACGCGGCCGGCTCCACGGGTGACGATGGATCGGGCGCGGGCGGCGCCGATGGCGGCGACTCGACGGCGCCCGATGCCGACGGCGGCACGGCGAACGCGCTCGAGGCCGGCTCGTCCGGCGCGGGAGCGAGCGACTGGGCGCGCGCCACCGACCTCACCACCGCCCTGCCGAGCGCCACGACCGCCAGCACGCTGCCCTGGCTCGGGGCGCTCGTCGCCGCGCTCATCGCGATCGTGGCGGTCGCGCTTCCGGCCCGCCTCATCCCCGCAGCCGCCGGCGCCGACAACCCCGCCATCCATCCCGCGGGCCGCAATCGCGTCGCGGCGGACTTCGATCGCACGCCGGTCGTGCCGATCGGCCGCCGCGTCGCGATCGCGCTGAGCGTCGTGGTCGCGTCGCTGCTGGCGCTCATCACGACCCCGGTCGCCGACCTCGAGCCGGCACTGCGCACGCTGCTCGCGATCGGCGTCGCGCTCGCGATCGTGAACTCCGTGGCATCCGTACTGCCCGCGCTCGTGATGCGACGCGTGCCCGCCGCCCACGCGCGAACCGTCGCCGCGCCGGCGGGCATCGTGCTGGTCGCGGTCGCCTCGTTCCTGGCCCGGGTCGTCGGATTCGACGCGGTCGTGCTGTTCGGCGTGGTCACCCGCGTGCGCTTCGACGGCCAGTCGCCCGCGTCCGTGCGCATCCGCGTCGCCGTGATGCGGGTCGCGGGGCTGCTCGTGCTCGCCATGGCCGCCTGGGTCGCGCTCGCGTTCGCGCCCGCGACGACGGGCTTCGTCCCGACCCTCGTCGCCGACGTGCTCACGGTCGTCACCCTGTCGGCGGCCACCTCGGCCGCGGCGCTGCTCGTCCCGCTGCCGCACACGGCGGGCCGCACGATCATGAACCGCTCGCCGCTCACCTGGGCGCTGCTCGCGCTCGGCGCGGCCGTCCTGGTCGCGCTGCTCGTCTCGGCGCGCTACGCGGAGTCGGCGCTGCCCGTGCTCGCACCCGCGCTGGCGGCCGGGCTCGCCGTGATCGCCGGCGTCGCCGCCGTGGTGCGGCTGCGCCGCTGGCGCGCCGCCCGACGCGAGGACGCCGCCCGCGACGAGGCCGACGCGCCGCGCGACGCCGCCGCCCCCGCCGCCCGATAG
- a CDS encoding TetR/AcrR family transcriptional regulator has protein sequence MSAADRREALVRAALRVVARRGLARATTRAIVAEAGMSLASFHYAFASRDELVDALVEHVVGAEGTAVLVDELPGADVGDVVRLGLRRYLEHLRGDPDAEQAMLELTQHALRDPERHDVARRQYERYHELAEASLTAAAASAGVRWTRPVRDIARLLVAMTDGITMTWLVTRDDEAAEAAIDLLADTIGRAAAPDDPPAPEPGDRPTTAPAPAPETGATE, from the coding sequence ATGTCCGCCGCGGATCGCCGCGAGGCGCTCGTGCGCGCCGCGCTGCGGGTGGTCGCGCGCCGCGGGCTGGCACGGGCCACCACCCGGGCGATCGTCGCCGAGGCCGGGATGTCGCTCGCGAGCTTCCACTACGCGTTCGCGTCGCGCGACGAGCTGGTCGACGCGCTCGTCGAGCACGTGGTCGGCGCCGAGGGCACGGCCGTCCTGGTCGACGAGCTCCCCGGCGCAGACGTCGGCGACGTGGTGCGACTCGGGCTGCGCCGCTACCTCGAGCACCTGCGCGGCGACCCCGACGCCGAGCAGGCGATGCTCGAGCTGACGCAGCACGCGCTGCGCGACCCCGAGCGGCACGACGTGGCACGCCGCCAGTACGAGCGGTACCACGAGCTCGCCGAGGCGTCGCTCACCGCGGCCGCAGCGAGCGCGGGCGTGCGCTGGACGCGGCCGGTGCGCGACATCGCCCGGCTGCTGGTGGCGATGACCGACGGCATCACGATGACCTGGCTCGTGACGCGCGACGACGAGGCCGCCGAGGCGGCGATCGACCTGCTCGCCGACACGATCGGCCGTGCAGCGGCCCCCGACGACCCACCGGCGCCCGAGCCCGGCGACCGGCCCACGACCGCCCCCGCCCCCGCACCCGAGACAGGAGCGACCGAGTGA
- a CDS encoding alanine racemase has product MTIDLAPRPDAVGQRYDAARVAAELDAATANLDAPLGALHLGALRWNVADMLRRANGVPIRVASKSIRSRPVLEALLDVPGYAGVMAYTLPEALWLATTVDDVLVGYPTADRRAIRALSIDPELARRVTLMVDSVEQLDLVDAVLAPSRRERVQVCLELDAAWRRPGFGHVGVRRSPVRTPAQAGELAARIAERAGFRLVGVMAYEAQVAGVADGESGPTGAFLRWMREKSMAELRERRAAVVAAVERHADLRFVNGGGTGSLELTANDPAVTELAAGSGLFAGHYFDGYAGFMPAPASAFGLDVVRRPDAKHATLLGGGWIASGPAGEDRLPKPVKPEGLSLLPREGAGEVQTPVTGGDAASLHPGDRVWLRHAKSGELSEHLDAFHVVHGGRVVEVVSTYRGDGKVFL; this is encoded by the coding sequence GTGACCATCGACCTCGCGCCACGACCCGACGCCGTCGGGCAGCGATACGACGCGGCCCGCGTGGCCGCCGAGCTGGACGCCGCGACCGCGAACCTCGACGCGCCGCTCGGCGCGCTGCACCTCGGCGCGCTGCGCTGGAACGTCGCGGACATGCTCCGACGCGCCAACGGCGTCCCGATCCGCGTCGCGTCGAAGTCGATCCGCTCGCGCCCGGTGCTCGAGGCGCTGCTCGACGTGCCCGGCTACGCGGGCGTGATGGCGTACACGCTCCCCGAGGCGCTGTGGCTGGCCACCACGGTCGACGACGTCCTGGTCGGGTACCCGACGGCCGACCGCCGGGCGATCCGCGCCCTCTCGATCGATCCCGAGCTCGCGCGCCGCGTCACGCTCATGGTCGACTCGGTCGAGCAGCTCGACCTCGTCGACGCGGTGCTCGCCCCCTCCCGGCGCGAGCGGGTGCAGGTCTGCCTCGAGCTGGATGCCGCGTGGCGCCGGCCCGGCTTCGGCCACGTCGGCGTGCGGCGGTCGCCCGTGCGCACGCCCGCGCAGGCGGGCGAGCTCGCCGCGCGCATCGCCGAGCGCGCGGGGTTCCGGCTGGTCGGTGTCATGGCGTACGAGGCGCAGGTCGCCGGCGTCGCCGACGGCGAGTCCGGTCCGACGGGCGCCTTCCTCCGCTGGATGCGCGAGAAGTCGATGGCCGAGCTCCGCGAGCGCCGCGCGGCCGTGGTGGCCGCCGTCGAGCGCCACGCCGACCTGCGGTTCGTCAACGGCGGCGGCACCGGATCGCTCGAGCTCACCGCGAACGACCCCGCGGTCACCGAGCTCGCCGCCGGCAGCGGGCTGTTCGCGGGTCACTACTTCGACGGGTACGCCGGGTTCATGCCCGCGCCGGCATCCGCGTTCGGGCTCGACGTCGTGCGCCGGCCGGACGCGAAGCATGCGACCCTGCTCGGCGGCGGGTGGATCGCGTCGGGGCCGGCGGGGGAGGACCGCCTGCCCAAGCCGGTCAAGCCCGAGGGGCTGTCGCTGCTGCCGCGAGAGGGCGCCGGCGAGGTGCAGACGCCGGTCACCGGCGGCGACGCCGCGTCGCTGCATCCGGGCGACCGCGTCTGGCTGCGCCACGCCAAGTCGGGCGAGCTGAGCGAGCACCTCGACGCGTTCCACGTCGTGCACGGCGGCCGGGTCGTGGAGGTCGTCTCGACCTACCGCGGCGACGGCAAGGTCTTCCTGTGA